CACCTTCCTGCGGCGGTCAACGCGGACGGGTACCTCTGCGGCTTCCGCAAGCAGGTCCAGAATCGTCTCTGCCGCTCCGGGCACAAAAGCTTTGCGACCGTTGGCGGAAGCCGTCTCACGAATCTCGGGGTGCGTTCGCCACCGTTCGATGTGTTCGGCTAGGACCGCGGGCGCAAGGGCGCTCTGACGGAGCAATACTCCGGCCCCGGCATGTTCGACCGCCCGCGCGTTGTGGAATTGATGATTGGCTGCGGCAGTCGGCAACGGCACCATCACCACAGGCAGTCCCCAAGCCAAGGTCTCGTTCAGAGTTCCCGACCCGCACCGGGTCACCGCCATATCGGCTGCACGAAACGCCGCGCCGACGTCCGCGCCTTCGAGAAATCCGAATGCGACGTAGTTTCCGTTTAAAGCGCAGCGCTCCGCCGAAGCGCGAACCGCGGACACGTGCTTTTCGCCCGCGACATGAAGCCACTGCACGCTGTCGCTGCCCATGAACTTCGCCGTGCTGAGTACGGCTTCGTTGAGTGCCTGGGCTCCCTGAGAGCCTCCGTAGACCAACACGGTCCATCGGTCTGGCCGCAAACCGAACTTCTCGCGTGCAGCCTCCGTGGTCAAGCTCGATTGGATAGCCTCGTCTCGCAACGGCATGCCGGTCCTGATCACCCGCGACTTCGGGAAGTCCCGAATCGCTTGCTCGAACACCACGCACACTGCCACGGCATGCTTCCCCATCATCCGGTTCGCGCGACCGGCGACGGCATTCTGCTCGTGAAGGACGTAAGGGCCTCCTCGCTTTCGCTGCGCCATCAACACAGGAGCGGCGGCGTAGCCACCCGTACCGAACACGACGTCCGGCTGAAAGGCATCGAGGATGTGCATTGCCTCGCGCTGAGCACGTGCAAGCTTCAGTAGGCCCTTGATGCCTCGTGGTGTCAGAGGCGCACCGACCGGTTCGGCATGTATTCGATCGAAGGCGAAGGGCAGGTCCCGTGCAAACTGGTTCTCGATGCCGCGATAGCTGCCGACGTAGAGGACCTCACATCCTCGAGAAACCGCAGCGAACCCGATACGAAGGGCTGGGAACACGTGTCCTCCCGTCCCTCCGCCGCAGATCACGAGTCGCATCCTGCGCTCCCTCCTTCCGCTCGGAAAGCATCGCAGCCTGAACAATACCCAATCCGAACGCCAGCGCCGTGAGGCCGCTGCCGCCCATACTGAAGAAAGGCAGCGGCACGCCCACGGGCGGGACGACCCCGGTCACCATCACCAAGTTCATTGCCGACTGCGCGCCGATCCAGCAGCCGAGTCCCGGGGCGACGAGTGCTGCGAACCGAGTGGGCGCCCTGGCCGAGAGACAGAACAGCCTGCCCACGATGCCGGCGAGTAGGCCGACCACGACGAGAGAGCCGAGTAGGCCCGTCTCCTCGGCGATGGTGACGAAGACGTAGTCGGTAGTGGCCGCAGGCAACTTATACTTGGCCAGACCCATACCGATGCCTCGACCGGTTACGCCGCCCATACCGATACCCAGCTCGGCGTGCACGGGCTGGAATCCCTCCGCCTGCGAAACCGTGGGGTCCCAGCGCTGGTTGTGATGCAAGATGCGCTGCAAGCGATAGGGCTGCATCTGCACCATCACAATAGCTGCCAGCACTGCAAGCCCGACACCACCCGCTATGGTAGTCCACCGCATCCCGCCCAACCACATCATGCTCAGTAGCACTATCATCACCACCGCTGCCGTACCCAGGTCAGGCTGCCTTTCGACGAGCACCGCCGCAATCACGATCGAACCTATCACCGTGAATCGTAGGATGCGGCCGGCATCGGTATGCTTCTTCCGCGGCCCGCGCTCACGCTTCGGGAGCCTCTCCAGCAGCTGAGCCATTACTAACACGACGCCAAGCTTGAGGTACTCGGACGGTTGAACGGTGAAGCCACCCGGGAGCGACAACCACCTCGAGGCACCGTTCACCTCGAGGCCGACACCTGGCACCATCACCGCGACACAACCTACGAGCGACAGGACGAATAGCGTCAGCCCTACCCCGCGCAGCCATCGAGCGGACAAGCGACTGCCGACCATGTACGCCAGCAGTGCTAACACCAGGTACACGACCTGCTGACGGACCTGCACCAAGAGCGTACCCGAACTGATTGCCCTGGGGTACACGGCGTCGAGGACGAAGAACGCACCTAGCACTGCAGCAACGAGCCACATTGCGGTCAGATACACGTCTTGCTTGCGACGTGCTAGCTCGATGGTCACCTTGGGACCTCCCCGCCATGCCGAAGAACCAGCTGACGGAACCGCTCAGCCCGTTCTAGGAAGTTGCCGAACTGGTCGAAGCTGGCCCCGCCCGGCGCGAGCAACACCACGTCGCCCGGCTTTGCCAGGCCGAGAGCGGATGCGAACGCCTCGTCGAGCGTATTCAATTCCACGTGAGATACGCCTGCTGCGGCGAAGAGACCTGCTAGCGCGCCGGCCATCTCGCCGTATAGGACGGCAGGACGCTCGAGTGTGCGACAAGCGGCCACGATGGGCGCTGGGTCATTCCCTTTCGCCACCCCTCCGATGAGTGGGACCGTGTTCGGACCTGAAGACGTGATGGCGTTCGCACACGAGGTGGGGTTCGTGGCTGCAGAGTTGTCTATAAAGGTTATGCCCTGGTGGACCCCGATCACTTCCATCCGGCTGGTGAGCCCTCGAAAACCTTGCAGCGCCTGACGGATAGCATCTGCGCGCGCCCCGAACAGCCAAGCTGCGGTCGCCGCTGCTAGCGCATTGTCTTTGTCGGCTGCACTGAGTGTGTGTATGTCGCTGTGCTCGCCAAGGGCATGCTCCTCGCCATCGAGCCGCAACACCATCTGCCCTTCCCGGTGAAACGCGCAGTCGCCAGGCAATGCGCGAGGAAAGGAAATGCGGCGCGACGCCACTTCCGGCACCTCTGCGTACCCGATGACGGCGAAGTCCTCGGCGGACTGCCTACGGAAGATCCGCCGCTTGACAGCAGCGTACTCTTCGAAGCTACCGGCATACCGGTTTAGATGGTCCTGGTCCAGACGAGTTAGCACTGCGATTCGAGGGCGAAAGCCATCCACCCACTCGAGCTGGAAACTGCTGATCTCGGCAACGAGCACGTCTCCTGGTTGGGCTTCCATGGCGGCCTGTGTGGTGGGCTTGTCCTCGTCCGACCCCGCTATGTTTCCACACAGGTGCGCACGGAAGCCTGCCGCCTGCAGCATGCGGTAGGTGAGGTAGGAGGTAGTTGACTTGCCGTTCGTACCGGTGATAGCAATGATGGGTACCTTGGAGATACGGTACGCCAGCTCGGGCTCAGACCACACTGGGATTCCCCTCTCGACCGCAGCACGCAGAGAGGGATGCTCACGCGAGAAGCCGGGGCTGGTGACGACCAGATCGAGCGACTCGCTGGGAAGTGTGCCATCCCAGGTGGCCACCACGTTGTATCCGGGCAGGTTCACGTCGCTCTCATCATAGATGGTGACGCGTGCTCCCGATGCTGACAATGCCTGGGCGGCTGCTCTACCCGATTTCCCCGCCCCAAGGACTGCTGCTCGCGCGATGCCCGCAATCATCGGACCAACACCCCGTAGGCTACGGTGCAAGCAGCCTGGACGACGAGGAAGCCTGCAACCACCCGCCGCTCGGGAACACCCGCATACTGAAACGCATGGTGGATGGGGGTGCGGAGAAACAACCGCCGCTTGAACAACTTCACCCACAGAATCTGAAGAGGCACCGGGACCAGCTCGACAATGAGCACTGCTAGAAGCAGCAGCAGCCACGGAGACGCTTGCGGTTGAGCTAACAGCGCAAAGCCGAAACCCGCGCCCAGCATCAGCGAACCCGTGTCACCCATGAATAGCCGAGCGGGTGGTGCATTGTACGCGAGGAAACCCAGCGCGCTGCCGGCGAGGACCGCACAGAAGAAGGCGTCACCACCGCCCATGAACAGGCCGATGGACGCCAAAACCATCACACCCGCCGCAAGCCCGTCCATGCCGTCGGTGAAGTTGGCTGCATTCGCAACTCCTACCACGATGACAGCGGCTATTGCGATGGGGGCGAGGTCTGAGCCGACCAGCCAGGAAGTGCCGTCTCGGGACTGCAAGTACGCCACGCACACCGGCACGGCGACCGCGAACTGAAGGATGAGCTTAGGTATCCATCCGAGCCCGCGCTTCTTCGTCAGTCGCGGCAGCACCACATCATCCAGGAGACCGATCAGCGCGAACCCGCCGATGAGCGTCAACCACAGACCATCTGAGGCAGGCGGCCGTGGCTCCCAGTCGCCAACCCGAACGACGAGCCCCCACACTACCAGAGCTGCGAGCAGCATCATCAGCCCGCCAGCCGTCGGCGTGCCCTGCTTCTCGCTGTGCTCTGGCACGTACTCGCTGATCTTCTGCGAGACGCCGAGCCGCCGGAGCAGCAGGAGCACGGGCCATCCGATGATTGCCGTGACGAGCGCAGTCACCAGCATCGCCTGCATCATCATTGAGCCTCAGCAAGAGCGTCCAGCAGCCGCTCCATCCGCAACGCGCGAGAACCTTTGATCAAGATCAAGTCTTCATCTTGTACAAATCGTGGGAGCCACTCGGCTGCCGCCTCTGTCGTTTCGAGCCGAGTGACTCCCTCCCTGGGCATGGATGCCTCCAGCGCTGCATCGGCGATCCATCCGGCCTCCGTGCCGACCACGCCCAACTCGTTTACGCCGAGCTCCGCCACCAGCCGTCCAATCGAGCGGTGCTCTTGCTCAGCGAATTCTCCCAACTCTAACATGCTGCCCAGGACCGCAATCCGCCGTTTCGCCCGCATCTCAGCGAGAGTTCGGAGTGCAGCCTTCATCGAGTCCGGGTTGGCGTTGTACATGTCCGCCAGCACCTGAACGCTTCCGAATCGAATCGTCTGCATCCGTTGAGGAGGAAACGCCGCGTTGCGCAGGCCCGCTGCAGCCCTCTCGACGTCGAGGTTCAGCGCCCCAGCCACCGCCAGCGCCGCAGCGGCATTCTCTGCTTGAAACCTACCGAGCGCATGAATCTGCCCGACGACTCGCCGACCGAATGCGGAGAAAGAGACCTCCATGTGAGTCTCTGCGGGTTCGACGTGCATCACCTGAACATCTCCACCTGGCCCGAACGTGATCACCGGGCATGCGGCACGGGCTCTCAGGTTCTGCGTCCACTGATCGCCGGCACGCAGGACCGCGGCACCGTCGGGTGGTAATGCCTCGACAAGTTCGCCTTTCGCCCGTGCCACACCCTCCGGCGACCCGACCTCAGCCACGTGAGCCAGACCCACGTTGGTCACCACGCCGACGATAGGCAAAACGATTCGGCATAGCTCCGTGATCTGACCGAGACCACGCATCCCCATCTCGACTACGCTGAGATGATGCCCAGACATCAGGTCGAAGAGAGCGAGCGGCACTCCGATCTCGGTGTTGAGGTTCCCCTCGGTCTTGTGGACGTTCGCCATGACAGAGAGTGCAGCAACGGTCAGCTCCTTGACACTCGTCTTGCCCGTGCTACCGGTGATTCCGATCACCTTCGCAGGCATGCGCAAACGGTGCCAGGCTGCGAGAACACCCAGAGCAGTTACCGTATTGTCTACTGCTATGTGAGTCGTCTCGAGCGGGGCGCGGCCGCGGTTGACTACCGCGCAGACCGCGCCCCGTCGAAACGCGTCTCGGATGAAGTCGTGTCCGTCCACACGGGTGCCGGGGATTGCGAAGAAGAGACTGCCATCGGATGCCTGTCGGCTGTCCGCAACGATCGAAGTAACACCCCCGTCGCGCCCCATCAACGTGCCACCCATTACGTGCGCAGCCTGACTCAGCTGGAAGAGCACGCCGTTGGAGTGCGGGGGGGAAGCGTGGGGGGTCATGCGAGCGCCTCGCGAACTAACTCGCGGTCGTCCAGGTGGATCTTGGTGACACCGATGATCTGATAGTCCTCGTGCCCCTTCCCGGCTATCACCACCAAGTCCCCGTCGCGAGCGGTCTGGACAGCGCGGTGGATTGCGCGGCGGCGGTCGGGCTCCACTTCGACCGCCGCCGCAGGAGTGGGAGTGATCCCTGCCAAGATGTTCTCGATGATACTATCGGGGTCTTCGGTCCGTGGGTTGTCCGAGGTGACGATCACCCGGTCAGCGAGCTCGGCAGCGATGGAGCCCATTCTCGGGCGCTTCGTTCGGTCCCTATCGCCGCCACAGCCGAACACCACGGTGAGCCTTTTGGGGCGCAGCTCTCGGCACGCTTCGAGTAGCTTTTCCAGAGCGTCGGGAGAGTGAGCGTAGTCCACGATCACGGAGAACCCGCGTCCGGTCGGGATCGACTCGAACCGGCCGGGGGCGGGAGTGGCCACTGCGAGCCCCGAGGCAATCGTGTCGGGGCTTAGCCCCATCGCCCAGGCTGTGGCGGCAGCCGCCAGTCCGTTCGAAACATTGAACCTTCCCCCGAGAGGCATGACGACATCGGCTCTGCCTGACGGAGTCTCCAGAGTGAAACGCACCGAGTCTGCGGCTACCTGTGTTCCAGCAGCGCGCACGTCACCTTCCTGCCTTCCATAGGTAACGACTCGCCCGCGCACCTCGGTGGCAAGGCGGCTACCGTACAGGTCGTCTACATTGATGACCCCGACGAAGTCCTTGCCCCCGGCCTCGGCCAGATCGGTGAAGAGCCGAGCTTTAGCAGCATAGTAGTCGTTCATGTTCAGGTGGAAATCCAGGTGCTCTGCGGTCAGATTTGTATAGGTTCCAACGTCAAACCTACACCCATCAGCCCGATGGAGAGCGAGCGCATGGGAGCTGACTTCCATCGAGATCGCCTTCACGCCGTCGCTAGCGGCGTCCGCCAACAGCTCGGCCAGGTCGTGGGCGAAGGGCGTCGTGTGGCCGAGGTCCCGCCGATGGTCCCGCCATTCAGCACCGAGCGTCCCGACGTAGGCGCACTCTATGCCCGTGTGGTCGAGGATCACGCGGATCAGGTGTGCAGTCGTCGTCTTGCCGTTTGTCCCGGTGACACCGATCACTTTCAGGCGGGCCGTTGGGTCGGCATAAAGCGAGTGCGCCATGCGCCACAGCGCATCGGTGGCATCGGGCACCTGCGCCCACGCGACGCCATCGGGTAACTCTGGCACCGGCCTGTCGGTCACGACTGCTATCGCGCCACCCTCTACTGCGTCGGGTATGAACGCGTGCCCGTCTGCGTGCTCTCCTCGCAGAGCAACGAACAGGGTGCCCGGCCCGACCCGTCGCGAATCGACCGATATCCGCGCGACCTCAGCCTCCTCGGGGCCTCCGAAAACCACCGGGCTCGCACAACGGATCAACGCCCCAAAGTTCACTGAACCGCTCCGTTCTGCGTAGCGTCCGGCCGAAGCCGCCAGTGAGTAACGAGGTACGAGGCGATCTTCTGGAAAACCGGGCCGGCCACAAGGCCTCCGTAGTAGCCATTTCGTGGCTCGTCCACTAGCACGAGCACCACGGCCCGCGTGTTCTCGGTGGGCACCAGGCCCACGAAGTACGAATCGTACAGCGAATTCGAGATGCGCTTGGTGATCGGGTCGGTACGCTGGGCGGTACCGGTTTTGCCGCCGACGTGGAAACCTGCGACGGCGGCGTTGTGACCCGTGCCACCGGGGTCCTCGACGACTCCGGTAAGCATCTGTCTCACCAGTCGCGCGACCTCGGGAGACACTACCTGTTTGCCCGGTCGAACCGGGTTCTCCCGACCGCCGACGCTCGCAACCAATCGGGGGCGAACCGTTCGCCCGTCGTTTGCGAACGTGCACATCGCAGCAGTCAGCGCCAGAGGCGTCACCGAAATACTCTGACCGAACCCGAGCACGGCGAGCTGATGCGCAGGGTTGCCCCACTTCTCCGGCGGAGGCAATAACCCTCTCGTCTCGCCCGGGAGCCCGATGCCGGTTTTGTCCACACAGCCGAAGGAGTGGATGAACTCCATGAATCTCTTGGCCCCCAGCCGCTGCGCATACTCACCCGCCGCCAAGTTGCAGCTCCTCACGATGGTCATATAAGGATTCAGCACTCCATGAGCACGCTTGCCATTGTGGAGGGCGCACCGCGTGTCGCGGCCTCCGAACTTGCGTACGCCCGCACAATAGGTCTGCGTTTCCGGAGTGACCACGCCGGCCTCCAGCGCCGCAGCTACGGTGAACACCTTGAAGACCGAGCCGGGCGGAAAAGCCAAGCTGACACACGAGTTGCGCAGGGGAGAGGAGTTCTCGTTTCGATAGCGCGTGCGCAGAGCTGCGGCGGGGTCGTTGGGGTCGAAATCGGGCCAACTCACCATCGCAAGCACATCGCCGGTGTGGGGCTCCATCACTACCACTGCTACGGTGGAAGGAGTGTGTTTTTCGACCACCTCGGCGATCGCTTCCGTAGCCGCTTGCTGAATGTCCAAGTCTATGGTCAGTCGCACGGTCTTGCCATCGCGCGCGGGCGTGTACCTCTCGCGATGGCCAGGTAGCACATACCCTCGCGCATCTGTCGGGCCTACGATAACACCATCCACACCTGTCAGCGCTACGTTTTGTGCCTGTTCGATGCCTCCCAGCGCATCTCCGGCTTCATTGACGAAACCTATCACATGGGACGCCAAGCGACAGTTGGCGTACACCCGCCTTGAAACCGACTCGAGCGAGAGGCCGTCCGCTCTCCAGGACCTGGCTATAGCGCGAAGCTCGGCTGCCTGCTCCTTGCTGAGACCCGTCGCGACGATATGACAAACCGTCGGTGCGCCAGAAAGGATCATGCCGACTTTGGCAGGCGAGATGCCGACGGCCGAGGCAATCGCCGCATGAAAAGCAGGATTATCGGGGCAACGACTAGGTGTCAGTCCGAGACGGTAGGTGATTACGGAAGTCGCGAGCGGTCGCCCGCTTCTGTCCGTGATATCGCCTCGGCTCGCCCGTACCGGCACGCTCTCCTGAAGCCGTGCTTGCCCTTCTCGCAGGTACTTCTCGTAATCCTGCACCTGCATCGCCCATAGGCGCACTACGATTCCGCAGAACCCAGCGAGCAACAGGAGCGCCGGCAGGATCAGGCGACGGTGAACGGCACGGATCTCACGTGCGTCCGCTGCCAAAGGTGCCTCCCACGCTCGCATACGACGTGGTGTCACCCGAGCCATCCGACTCCGGGCGTCCCTGCTTGTCGAGCACTAGCAGACTGCTACCTAGCACCATGCTATGCCCCGCAGCCCAACGAGAGATTCGCAACGTAGCCGTGCGCTCGTCCACTTCAGCGCGTAGTGCCTGATTTCGCGCGACTACTTCCTCCAACCGCCCCTGCAGGTTCACCACATCCGCTCTCGTCTGCTCGGCGAGGACGGAGCCAGCGAATCCGAAGCCCAGGTGCGCCGCCAGTGTAAGCACGGCAAAGCCGTAGGCAAATGGCATGGCGCGCTTTCGAGACCGGCGTCGCGTAGTTGTGGTAGCGGACGCTACCTTGCGGCTTGGCCGACCGACGTCGGATTGCGTCGAGCGTACTTGCACATCGGTGACGAGCACACGCGAGGCAACCCTGCGTGTCTTGCCCTGCCTCTCCTCTCTTATTCTCGGAGCTACCTTCGTTACCACCTTTGATCCTCTCATCCTGATATGCGTCGAGCCACTCTCAGCTTCGCGCTGCGTGCGCGAGGATTCTTTCGTATCTCATCGGCGGTCGGCTGCACCGGCTTGGGTGTCAGCACTTCCACCACTCGCACCTTGCCGCATCGGCACTCGGGAACGCCGCGCTCGCAGACACACTTTCCCGACAACCTCGCGAAGGCGCGCTTCACCTGCCGATCCTCGAGGCTGTGATAGGCGAGCACAGCGATGCGCCCTCCGGGGGACAGCAGACCGATGGCCTGCTCCACCGCTTCCTGCAAGCCCGCAAGCTCGCCAGTCACTGCGCATCGGATGGCCTGGAACGTGCGCGTGGCGAAGTGAATCCTTCGGTCCCGCGCGTGCGGAGGCACTGCATCCGATACCGCCTCGACGAGGTCGCCGGTGGAGCGCATCCTGCCTTGTCGTACGCGGACGAAGATAGCCCTGGCAATCGCGCGTGCGTGGCGTTCCTCGCCGTACTCTTTCAGGATGCGCTCCAACTCGGCTTCGCTGGTGCTCCTCAGGAGATGTTCCGCTGTCCGGCCCACCTGCGACCGGTCCATCCGCATATCGAGTGGCCCGTCCTGTTGAAAGGAGAAGCCCCTCTCAGCCCGATCGAGGTGGACCGAACAGACACCCAGGTCAGCGGTGATGACATCGGCGTGTCGGATACCGAGTTGCCCGAGCACTGCCGGGAGCTTCCGGAAATCGGAGTGGATGAAGTGCTTCCTGCACACCAAATCCGCAAGCCTCTCCTTGGCTTGCTCCAAAAGCTCCGCGTCCCAATCCAGACCGACTAGAGTCCCTTCCGGTCCAATCGCCGTCCCTAGCAAAGCTGCATGGCCGCCCAACCCGAGGGTGGCATCCACTACGGTCTCGCCCCGTTGCGGAGCGGCATATCGAACGACCTCTAGGGCCATGACGGGCTGGTGCCCGGTCATTCCCTACACTCCGGGTGTGCTGTGTGGGCCGGCGGAAGACCGAAGTACCATGCGCCTTAGCGGCGTGCGGTTCTTAGCCTTGTACTCGGCGGGGTTCTTGCGCATCTCTGCGTAGTCGTGGCCCCTCCATATCTGAAGGTGGCCGCTCGAGTCCCACACTAGGACCACTTCGGTGTTGCCGTCTATGTGCAGCTCTTTTCGCAAATGCTCCGGGATCGTCAGACGACCGTTGGGCTTGATTTCATGCCCATGCTCCGCAGGTTGCTCTATAGCGGTCTTTATCGTCCACCAGTCATCCTCGCTGTAGCACTTCTCCCGAAGACCAGCGATGTAGCTTTCAAAGTCCTCATCCGAGAAGCAGAGCAATTCGCCGAGCAAGCCGCTAGTCAAGGTCACGCTAGGACCGAGCGCTTCGCGCATCCGCTGG
This is a stretch of genomic DNA from Fimbriimonadia bacterium. It encodes these proteins:
- a CDS encoding penicillin-binding protein 2; translated protein: MAADAREIRAVHRRLILPALLLLAGFCGIVVRLWAMQVQDYEKYLREGQARLQESVPVRASRGDITDRSGRPLATSVITYRLGLTPSRCPDNPAFHAAIASAVGISPAKVGMILSGAPTVCHIVATGLSKEQAAELRAIARSWRADGLSLESVSRRVYANCRLASHVIGFVNEAGDALGGIEQAQNVALTGVDGVIVGPTDARGYVLPGHRERYTPARDGKTVRLTIDLDIQQAATEAIAEVVEKHTPSTVAVVVMEPHTGDVLAMVSWPDFDPNDPAAALRTRYRNENSSPLRNSCVSLAFPPGSVFKVFTVAAALEAGVVTPETQTYCAGVRKFGGRDTRCALHNGKRAHGVLNPYMTIVRSCNLAAGEYAQRLGAKRFMEFIHSFGCVDKTGIGLPGETRGLLPPPEKWGNPAHQLAVLGFGQSISVTPLALTAAMCTFANDGRTVRPRLVASVGGRENPVRPGKQVVSPEVARLVRQMLTGVVEDPGGTGHNAAVAGFHVGGKTGTAQRTDPITKRISNSLYDSYFVGLVPTENTRAVVLVLVDEPRNGYYGGLVAGPVFQKIASYLVTHWRLRPDATQNGAVQ
- a CDS encoding UDP-N-acetylglucosamine--N-acetylmuramyl-(pentapeptide) pyrophosphoryl-undecaprenol N-acetylglucosamine transferase, which codes for MRLVICGGGTGGHVFPALRIGFAAVSRGCEVLYVGSYRGIENQFARDLPFAFDRIHAEPVGAPLTPRGIKGLLKLARAQREAMHILDAFQPDVVFGTGGYAAAPVLMAQRKRGGPYVLHEQNAVAGRANRMMGKHAVAVCVVFEQAIRDFPKSRVIRTGMPLRDEAIQSSLTTEAAREKFGLRPDRWTVLVYGGSQGAQALNEAVLSTAKFMGSDSVQWLHVAGEKHVSAVRASAERCALNGNYVAFGFLEGADVGAAFRAADMAVTRCGSGTLNETLAWGLPVVMVPLPTAAANHQFHNARAVEHAGAGVLLRQSALAPAVLAEHIERWRTHPEIRETASANGRKAFVPGAAETILDLLAEAAEVPVRVDRRRKVS
- a CDS encoding UDP-N-acetylmuramoyl-tripeptide--D-alanyl-D-alanine ligase, whose translation is MTPHASPPHSNGVLFQLSQAAHVMGGTLMGRDGGVTSIVADSRQASDGSLFFAIPGTRVDGHDFIRDAFRRGAVCAVVNRGRAPLETTHIAVDNTVTALGVLAAWHRLRMPAKVIGITGSTGKTSVKELTVAALSVMANVHKTEGNLNTEIGVPLALFDLMSGHHLSVVEMGMRGLGQITELCRIVLPIVGVVTNVGLAHVAEVGSPEGVARAKGELVEALPPDGAAVLRAGDQWTQNLRARAACPVITFGPGGDVQVMHVEPAETHMEVSFSAFGRRVVGQIHALGRFQAENAAAALAVAGALNLDVERAAAGLRNAAFPPQRMQTIRFGSVQVLADMYNANPDSMKAALRTLAEMRAKRRIAVLGSMLELGEFAEQEHRSIGRLVAELGVNELGVVGTEAGWIADAALEASMPREGVTRLETTEAAAEWLPRFVQDEDLILIKGSRALRMERLLDALAEAQ
- a CDS encoding FtsW/RodA/SpoVE family cell cycle protein, which codes for MTIELARRKQDVYLTAMWLVAAVLGAFFVLDAVYPRAISSGTLLVQVRQQVVYLVLALLAYMVGSRLSARWLRGVGLTLFVLSLVGCVAVMVPGVGLEVNGASRWLSLPGGFTVQPSEYLKLGVVLVMAQLLERLPKRERGPRKKHTDAGRILRFTVIGSIVIAAVLVERQPDLGTAAVVMIVLLSMMWLGGMRWTTIAGGVGLAVLAAIVMVQMQPYRLQRILHHNQRWDPTVSQAEGFQPVHAELGIGMGGVTGRGIGMGLAKYKLPAATTDYVFVTIAEETGLLGSLVVVGLLAGIVGRLFCLSARAPTRFAALVAPGLGCWIGAQSAMNLVMVTGVVPPVGVPLPFFSMGGSGLTALAFGLGIVQAAMLSERKEGAQDATRDLRRRDGRTRVPSPSYRVRCGFSRM
- the murD gene encoding UDP-N-acetylmuramoyl-L-alanine--D-glutamate ligase; the protein is MIAGIARAAVLGAGKSGRAAAQALSASGARVTIYDESDVNLPGYNVVATWDGTLPSESLDLVVTSPGFSREHPSLRAAVERGIPVWSEPELAYRISKVPIIAITGTNGKSTTSYLTYRMLQAAGFRAHLCGNIAGSDEDKPTTQAAMEAQPGDVLVAEISSFQLEWVDGFRPRIAVLTRLDQDHLNRYAGSFEEYAAVKRRIFRRQSAEDFAVIGYAEVPEVASRRISFPRALPGDCAFHREGQMVLRLDGEEHALGEHSDIHTLSAADKDNALAAATAAWLFGARADAIRQALQGFRGLTSRMEVIGVHQGITFIDNSAATNPTSCANAITSSGPNTVPLIGGVAKGNDPAPIVAACRTLERPAVLYGEMAGALAGLFAAAGVSHVELNTLDEAFASALGLAKPGDVVLLAPGGASFDQFGNFLERAERFRQLVLRHGGEVPR
- a CDS encoding UDP-N-acetylmuramoyl-L-alanyl-D-glutamate--2,6-diaminopimelate ligase, producing MNFGALIRCASPVVFGGPEEAEVARISVDSRRVGPGTLFVALRGEHADGHAFIPDAVEGGAIAVVTDRPVPELPDGVAWAQVPDATDALWRMAHSLYADPTARLKVIGVTGTNGKTTTAHLIRVILDHTGIECAYVGTLGAEWRDHRRDLGHTTPFAHDLAELLADAASDGVKAISMEVSSHALALHRADGCRFDVGTYTNLTAEHLDFHLNMNDYYAAKARLFTDLAEAGGKDFVGVINVDDLYGSRLATEVRGRVVTYGRQEGDVRAAGTQVAADSVRFTLETPSGRADVVMPLGGRFNVSNGLAAAATAWAMGLSPDTIASGLAVATPAPGRFESIPTGRGFSVIVDYAHSPDALEKLLEACRELRPKRLTVVFGCGGDRDRTKRPRMGSIAAELADRVIVTSDNPRTEDPDSIIENILAGITPTPAAAVEVEPDRRRAIHRAVQTARDGDLVVIAGKGHEDYQIIGVTKIHLDDRELVREALA
- the rsmH gene encoding 16S rRNA (cytosine(1402)-N(4))-methyltransferase RsmH codes for the protein MTGHQPVMALEVVRYAAPQRGETVVDATLGLGGHAALLGTAIGPEGTLVGLDWDAELLEQAKERLADLVCRKHFIHSDFRKLPAVLGQLGIRHADVITADLGVCSVHLDRAERGFSFQQDGPLDMRMDRSQVGRTAEHLLRSTSEAELERILKEYGEERHARAIARAIFVRVRQGRMRSTGDLVEAVSDAVPPHARDRRIHFATRTFQAIRCAVTGELAGLQEAVEQAIGLLSPGGRIAVLAYHSLEDRQVKRAFARLSGKCVCERGVPECRCGKVRVVEVLTPKPVQPTADEIRKNPRARSAKLRVARRISG